The nucleotide window CGACAGGTGCGCCGGCCCGTCGCCGAGCATCGCCGAGTCACCGTTGCTGTCCCGCAACGAGAAGTGGATGTGGCAGGAGTTGCCCTCCCGCTCGTTCGGCTTGGCCATGAAGGTGATCGCCATCCCCTCCTGGGCGGCGATCTCCTTGGCGCCGTTCTTGTAGATCACGTGGTGGTCCGCGCAGGCCACCGCCTCGTCGTACCGGAAGGCGATCTCGTGCTGGCCGAGGTTGCACTCGCCCTTGGCGCTCTCCGGGGTGAGCCCGGCGCCGGCCATCTCAACGCGGATGCGACGCAGCAGCGGCTCCACCCGGGCGGTGCCGAGCAGCGAATAGTCGACGTTGTACTGATTCGCCGGGGTGAGATCGCGGTAGCCGCGCTGCCAGGCGTCCTCGTACGAGTCGCGGAACAGCACGAACTCCAACTCGGTGCCGGCGTACGCGGTCAGCCCGTGCTCGGCCAGCCGGTCCAACTGCCGGCGCAAAATCTGCCGGGGCGAGGCGACCACGTCACCCGAGCCGTCGAGCCAGGTCAGGTCGGCCAGCAGCAGTGCGGAGCCGGGCTGCCAGGGCACCCGGCGCAACGTGGCGAAGTCCGGCACCATCGCGAAGTCGCCGTAGCCGCGTTCCCAACTCGACATCGCGTACCCGTCGACGGTGTTCATGTCGACGTCCACGGCGAGCAGGTAGTTGCAGCCCTCGCTGCCGTTGGCCACCACCTGGTCGAGGAAGAAGGGCGCGTGGAACCGCTTGCCCTGCAACCGGCCCTGCATGTCGACGAGGGCCAGCACCACGGTGTCGATCTCACCGTCGTCGACGGCGACCCGCAGTTGTTCCAGCGTGAGCGGAGCTTTCCTCATTCGCGGGCCTCCATCACCAAGGTCTACTGGCAAACCGGATCACCGTCAATGCCCCCGGCGGCACGGCCGGCAAACCCGGCGGGACGGCAGCACCGCCCGTCCCGCCGGGTGCCGATCAGACCGGGCCGTCGGCCGGCGCCGGGTCGGCCGCCGCCGCAGGTTCCTCGACGGTACGAACCGGGCCGGCGAACCACTTGCGGGCGGAGGCGTACCACCAGACGGCGACCACCAGCAGCACCCCGCCGACGGCGAGTGGCGCGTAGTTCACCGCCGACCAGGTGAACCCGTCGTTGCCGGGCACCCCGGCGGGCACGATCGGCAGCACGAAGTAGACGGCGATGATCACGATCTCGATCACCGCGATCCAGCCGAACAGCTTGTACTTGCGGCCGAGCGTCCACGGCCCCGGGACGAACCGGTCGCCCATCCGTAGTCGGAGCGCGATCGGGATGAGGAACGACAGGTACAGCCCGAGCACTGCGACGGAGACGACCGCGTAGAAGGCGATCGGGATACCTGCGGAGCTCTCGTAGAGCGCCGGCAGGGTCAGCACCAGGCCGGCCACTGTGGCACCGATGATCGCGTTGACCGGGGTGCCGTTGCGGTCGACAGTCGACCACAACCGCCATCCGGGTACGGCCCGGTCGCGGCTGAACGCGTACGCCATGCGGCTCATCGAGGTCACGCAGCTCATGCCGCAGAAGAACTGACCGATGGTGGAGATGATGATGACGATCTTGAAGAAGACCGGGGTCAGCGCCGACTCGAAGATCGCGCCCGAGAAGCCGCCCGCGGCGTTCACCGCCTCGACGTCGGTGGCCGCGAAGAGGAACGCGAGCAGCAGGATCCAGCCCCCGACCGCCGAGTAGAAGATCGACTGCCAGAGTCCGCGGGCCGCTGCCTGCGAGGCGCCCCGGGTCTCCTCGGAGACGTGCGCGCAGGCGTCGAAGCCGGTGATCGTGTACTGGGTCAGCAGGAAACCCAGCGGCAGCACGTAGAACCAGAACGTCAGCCCGCCGATGTCGCCGTCACCGAAGCCGGAGTTGTTGAACCGCTCGGTGAACACGAACTGGAAGCTCTGGTGGTTGTCGGGCACGAACACCAGGATGGCCACCACGACGGCCGCGCCGGCCACGTGCCACCAGACCGAGACGTTCTGGAGTACGTCGATGATCCGGTGCCCGAAGATGTTGATCAGCCCGTGCAGCACCAGGATGATCACGAAGAGGACGAACGCCTGCCGCAGCGTCCCGGCCCAGCCGTCGAAGAGCGCCGACAGGGTGAGGTTGAGGAACGTCGCGCAGCCGTAGTCGACCGAGGCGGTGACCGCCACCAGGCCGATCAGGTTCAGCCAGCCGGTGAACCAACCGTGCACCGGGCGGCCCATGGTGGCCGCCCACCAGTAGATCCCGCCCGCGGTGGGGTACGCCGACACCAGCTCCGCCATGCAGAAACCGATGATCAGGATGAACAGCGAGATCAGCGGCCAGCCCCAGGCGATGGCGACCGGCCCGCCGTTGTTCCACGCCTGGCCGAACGTGGTGAAGCAGCCGGCCAGGATCGAGATGATCGAGAAGGAGATGGCGAAGTTGGAGAAGCCGCTCCACTTGCGGCGTAGCTCCTGTTTGTAGCCGAGTTCTGCGAGCCGTCGGGCGTCGTCGTCCATCGGTTGCTCGGCGGTCGGCACGGGCGTCGTGGCCACTGCACACCTCCCTGAGGTGGTTCCGCGTGCGAGTGCGCAAAGTGTCGACCCGGCCGATCAAGGCGGTCAATACGTAGTCGTTGGGAATCTCACCGCCGTCGGGCTAATTGCGTTGCCGTCCGGCCGCTCCGGCCCGCATCCTGGACCAGTGACCAGGCCCGATCAGGGGCCCACCCCGGGCGCTCGGACCGCCCGACCACTGTGGCGCGGGGCACGCCTCTCTCTCACGTACGGCGCTCCGCCGTACCCAAAAGTGCCCCGCGCCCCCGCCCCCACCCCCGGGCTTGGGTCAGGTCAGGAGGAGGCCGGTTACCCAGAGGGCTGCGACCAGGAGGCCGGCCAGGAACTCCACGAGCATCGACAGGCCGGCGGCCTTCAGGGCCTGCACGGTGGAGGGCCAGGCGAGCTGGTTGCTGCCCAGACGTAGCCGTTCCGCCGCCCACACCCCGGCCACGAAGCCGAGCACCAGCCCGACGACCGGCACCACGAAGAACCCGATGATGCCGAGCACCCCACCGGCGAGCAGCGTGGACGTCGGCACACCTGTGCGCTTCAGGTTCCGGCCCGGCCACGCGTACTTGATCACGGTGCCA belongs to Micromonospora ureilytica and includes:
- a CDS encoding glutamine synthetase family protein — its product is MRKAPLTLEQLRVAVDDGEIDTVVLALVDMQGRLQGKRFHAPFFLDQVVANGSEGCNYLLAVDVDMNTVDGYAMSSWERGYGDFAMVPDFATLRRVPWQPGSALLLADLTWLDGSGDVVASPRQILRRQLDRLAEHGLTAYAGTELEFVLFRDSYEDAWQRGYRDLTPANQYNVDYSLLGTARVEPLLRRIRVEMAGAGLTPESAKGECNLGQHEIAFRYDEAVACADHHVIYKNGAKEIAAQEGMAITFMAKPNEREGNSCHIHFSLRDSNGDSAMLGDGPAHLSQTGQRVLAGLLATMREFSLLFAPNINSYKRYQPGSFAPTALRWGVDNRTCALRVVGHGQGMRVENRVPGADVNPYLAIAGLVAGALHGIDGELELGEECAGNAYDDPEAERVPGTLRDALALWEGSTAAREAFGPEVVAHYANQAKVELAAFDAAVTDWELTRGFERL
- a CDS encoding amino acid permease yields the protein MATTPVPTAEQPMDDDARRLAELGYKQELRRKWSGFSNFAISFSIISILAGCFTTFGQAWNNGGPVAIAWGWPLISLFILIIGFCMAELVSAYPTAGGIYWWAATMGRPVHGWFTGWLNLIGLVAVTASVDYGCATFLNLTLSALFDGWAGTLRQAFVLFVIILVLHGLINIFGHRIIDVLQNVSVWWHVAGAAVVVAILVFVPDNHQSFQFVFTERFNNSGFGDGDIGGLTFWFYVLPLGFLLTQYTITGFDACAHVSEETRGASQAAARGLWQSIFYSAVGGWILLLAFLFAATDVEAVNAAGGFSGAIFESALTPVFFKIVIIISTIGQFFCGMSCVTSMSRMAYAFSRDRAVPGWRLWSTVDRNGTPVNAIIGATVAGLVLTLPALYESSAGIPIAFYAVVSVAVLGLYLSFLIPIALRLRMGDRFVPGPWTLGRKYKLFGWIAVIEIVIIAVYFVLPIVPAGVPGNDGFTWSAVNYAPLAVGGVLLVVAVWWYASARKWFAGPVRTVEEPAAAADPAPADGPV
- a CDS encoding DUF456 domain-containing protein, producing MDLTDSQTVVTVVAGLAILAGLAGVVVPGLPALPLCWGGVLVWAIFGGAGLGGWAVFAAATLVAAGGTVIKYAWPGRNLKRTGVPTSTLLAGGVLGIIGFFVVPVVGLVLGFVAGVWAAERLRLGSNQLAWPSTVQALKAAGLSMLVEFLAGLLVAALWVTGLLLT